DNA sequence from the Lycium barbarum isolate Lr01 chromosome 5, ASM1917538v2, whole genome shotgun sequence genome:
CTCCCACAAATTGGACAGAGGAGTGGCAAGAGACATTCGACAAGatcaagagatacctttccaATCCTCCCGTCTTGGTGCCACCCAGGCCAGGGAGCCCTCTGTTACTATACCTGTCGGTATCGAAGAAAGCTTTCGGGTGCATGCTCACCAACATGATGAAGAGGGCTAAAAGGAACATGGCATCTACTATCTGAGTAAGAAGTTTACCTCTTGCGAAGCACAGTATACACCCGTAGAGAAGACCTGTTGCGCTTTAACCTGGATCGCCCAAAAACTAAGGCACTACCTATCAGTGTTCACCACTTACCTCATCTCCCGAATGGATCCGCTAAGATACATTTTTCGACCACCAATGCCCATAGGAAAATTAGCTAAATGGAAAATGCTGCTGAGCGAATTTGACATCGTGTACGTGGCACAAAAAGCAATTAAAGGACAAGCCCTAGCAGACCTCCTGGCAGAAAGTCCCGTGGATGATGAACTGAAACCATTATGGACTTTCTTCCCGGACGAGGAGGTGACGACCATGGAAGAAGAGGTGGTGGAACCATATTCAGGCTGGAGAatgttcttcgatggagcagtcaattacaaaggatcaggcatcggAGCTGTGTTGATATCGGAAATAGGTCAACATTTTTCGATGGCCGCAAAGCCTAACTTTAGGTGTACCAACAACATGACAGAATAAGAAGCATGTATCCTAGGCCTCAGGATGGCACTAGATATGAATATACATGAATTGTTGGTAATTGGAGATTCCGATCTGCTCATCAATCAAGTAAAAGGAAATTGGGTgaccaaaaatgataaaatactcccatatgtgaatctggCACAAAGATTATGCGGAAGATTCAACAGTATTGACTTTAGGCATATGCTAAGGGCCCAAAACGAGTTCGCAGACGCAGTGGCCACGATAGCATCTATGATCCAACACCCTGAGAGCGCCCATATTGATTCGTTGGAGATCACACTGAGGGAAGATCAGACTCACTGCGCCTATGTAGAGGCTGAGCtagatggccaaccatggtacgTCGACATTAGGACCTACCTGGAAAAAGGAGAGTATCCCCTAGAGAGTTCGAcaaatcaaaagaaaaccatcAGGAGATTGGCCAATGGTTTCTTCTTGAGCAAGGAAGTGCTATACAAAAGGACCCCTGATCTCAGGTTGCTCAAATGTGTGGATGCCGAAGAGGCCACAAAATTGCTAAAAGAAGTGTGCGCACGGACATGCAGACCCCACATTAACGGATTCGTCCTCGCTAGGAAAATCTTGAGGACGGGATATTACtagatgaccatggagcatgactcTTATAAGTTCGCGCAAATGTGCCACCAATGTCAGATACACGGGGATTTGATCAAGGCTCCACCCACAGAATTACATGCGATGAGTTCTCCTTGGCCTTTCTTGGCATGgggaatggacgtcataggacccacTGAGCCTTCGACCTCCAACGGGCATCGCTTCATCTTAGTCTctatagactacttcaccaaatgggtagaGGTGACTTCccacaaatcagtgaccaagaaagtcgtggtTGACTTCGTCAAGAACAATCTGATATGTCGCTTCGGTGTGCCAGAATCTATCATCACGGACAATGGTGCCAATCTGAACAGCCATTTGATGAAGGATATCAGTGAACAATTCAAAATCACTCACAGGAAATCTACCGCCTACCGGCCGAAGATGAATGGAGTCGTGGAAGCTgccaagaagaacatcaaaaggATTTTGAGGAAGATggttgacaactacaagaattggcacaAGCAGCTGCCTTATGCTCTGTTGGGATACAGAACAACGACCAGGGCAACCCCATACCTCCTTGTTTACggtacagaagcggtcatacccgcagAAGTGGAAATCCCTTCACTCAAGATCATCCAAGAGGCAGAACTTAAGGATGAAGAATTGGTCAAGAACCGTTATGAACAATTGGCCATGATAAAGGAAAAAAGAATGGTGGCAGTATGCCACAGACAGCTGTACAGAAAAAAAATGTCtagagccttcaacaagcgggtcaGAACTAGATTTTTCCAGATCGGACAACTCGTGCTCAAACGAGTCTTcccaagaggaatataaagggaaGTTCGTGCCAAAAtggcaaggaccatacatggtcatAAAGTACTCCTAGGAGGAGCCGTAGTCCTAGTcgagatggacggacaagagtggaACAAGGCCATCAATGCAGACACACTCAAGAGATACTATGTTTAGGATCCCATTTGCTTGTACTCACATTTCTATTTTTCTTTGTAATCGTACTACAATAAGAGAAAAACAAACCATCTATGTAATGAATTATGCAATGACCTGAATTCCCCGCGATGGGATACGCAGGCAGTCCGTACTGGACCCGGTcgctttattagtaaaaccaaactcaattactttattccgaactacgttcgacctgaattcctgctgcgacaggatacgtaggcgctctcgaGCTCGGTCGTCATAAAATGAAAAACCAAGAAACCCTTAGAAAACCTCAGAGGTAGTGAAGAGAAAAGTCAACAAAATCAGGCTTGCAAGGGTCAGTACGAGAACCAGACGGTACTaaccctacactggggcagaatttttgagaaaacctcaaaaattcctatcaGAAACAGTCAACAAAGAAAGGGACAAAGTAAAGGtgtacactggggcagaatttttgagggaaCCTAAAAAATTCCCGCTTAGCAAGACAACACAAGGGACACCCGGAGTGAATCTTGAAACCGGGGCAGagtttttgagaaagatctcaaaaattctaagACAGCAATCAGGCTACCGAGAAGAACCAGAAGACCTCGTTCAAAGGAAACAAACGTCATGATGCATAAAACGAAACAAACACTTACCTTttaataagtaataataataatgatagcaTGCGCTTTATGAATTTTACTCTGATTTTCCAAAATATATAGCACAATTGCGTCCCAGAAacatctctcgaaataccgagCCCAAGGAGGTCCAGGGAGCATCAAGAGGAAGCACTAAGCAGGAAGACAATGACGTTAATCGGCctcttaggaaactcacaatttcTCTGTGGATGCAGGTTTTTCCTTTACAGGACAGCAGATACACCACCAACAAGCTTACTCACAGCAAAAGCGAAAGGAAAGAACCCTAATGGAGGAGAGAGATCAAAAGGATCACAGCAGAAACGGGTAATAAAGACGCATCTTACCAAAAGGGTCACACAAAGAATGAACAACAAAGGTGTATCAGACCAAAAGGGCCACAATGGATGAGCATAAAGGTACATGCAACCAAAAGGATCATGACAAGCGCAAAAAAGTGCATATCCGACCACAAGGGGTTAGTAGCCAATACAACGGACGAAAGAAAGATCATCTAGCCACAAGGGCCATAATTGTCATCTgcatgccaaaagggccattcatttatttcgccaagagggccattcataaaaactgccgagagggacattcatttatttcgccaagagggccattcatacaaacaaccaagagggccattcattcaaacaagccaagagggccattcatataaacaagccaagagggacattcatacaaatagacaagagggtcattcatacaaactgccgaaagagtcattcatacaaatagccaagagggccattcatacaaacagccgagagggccattcatgccaTTCATCTAAATTTCCACAAGAATATCTGCATATTTTCAAAATCCAGGAAAAAGGCACACAGCCGCCCTGAAAGGAGTTGGTTGTTGAACCAGATCCAGACAAATTGCGTGTGAACGTGGAACCTTTTCTTACGCAGCcagtcaagatagggtgcccatgagagtcaagctctccagcCAAGATTTGGAAGCCATCCAATCTCAGACTCAGCCACAACTTATCTTGTTTTGTCCTTTTCCACTAAAAACAAAAAAACCACAACCGGTCAGATACACACCGGGAAGTCTAAAGATGTTCCTGCATAAGAGATGCACTCTTCTCTAGCAAGTCAAACTACATGCGACCTGATACCCAggaaccagggatatgtaggcataCTCAAGCCCCAAGAGTCGGTCACATCCTAACAAGCCTTCTAGGAAACCTAATCACAATATTGGGATCCCCAGAGAGTTTCTCCCAAATCACTTAGAGGTCTttagttgagtcgaactacaaacggcctgaattcttatatgacatgagatatgtaggaaacccggaAACCAGGGTCCGGCCATGTATGTGAAAATTGCATAGAGACAAAGGGCACAAGGAGCCAGCAACCAGGGTCCCGCCATCctcgaacaccgaaggggcagttgttgacacctaatttttgacctcccgtaatatATTTTAATCATTCAGAGTCCCCgggtaataaataaataaactgaGCATTTTGAAATCCtcaaatgatttttataaattgtccagGTCAATATTTCTTTTCCTTAAATTAATAAAAGAGGCTTTCATGCATCGTAAATTTATTGAGAAATTAATGagtattttcatgatattttataagattttgttaaattcaattaaaaaaaatgaagacaGGTTTTTCAACTAGTTAATTATTTAAAATTCCATCAAATTGATCTTACTCATAGCCGACATCGCTAGTTTCAAGTCTTCTtagaccttcaaatcacaatacagaaAGCATACCACTGAATACCTCGCCGAGCAAAGTTCATAGGAAACCATCTGATCACTCTAAATACCTCTTGCAATCATGGTATCTCCTCAAATCATTACCAAGTACCAACATAAAACATTACATCTGTCCGAGTAGTTGTTCTCGGTAAATTATCATCAAGTCCAATCGCAAACCCTGATAAAGCTCGGTaaacctgtcatacctcaaatctgaacgGAAACTCATCGAATTCGTGAAGGTGATTTATTGTGAACCCATAAGTCCTCCTGGAAATATAAACATGGTCCATCAACTATAATCAAACAATTCTGACCTGGAATGAATGCACAACCCCTGAATA
Encoded proteins:
- the LOC132639407 gene encoding uncharacterized protein LOC132639407, whose protein sequence is MALDMNIHELLVIGDSDLLINQVKGNWVTKNDKILPYVNLAQRLCGRFNSIDFRHMLRAQNEFADAVATIASMIQHPESAHIDSLEITLREDQTHCAYVEAELDGQPWYVDIRTYLEKGEYPLESSTNQKKTIRRLANGFFLSKEVLYKRTPDLRLLKCVDAEEATKLLKEIHGDLIKAPPTELHAMSSPWPFLAWGMDVIGPTEPSTSNGHRFILVSIDYFTKWVEVTSHKSVTKKVVVDFVKNNLICRFGVPESIITDNGANLNSHLMKDISEQFKITHRKSTAYRPKMNGVVEAAKKNIKRILRKMVDNYKNWHKQLPYALLGYRTTTRATPYLLVYGTEAVIPAEVEIPSLKIIQEAELKDEELVKNRYEQLAMIKEKRMVAHNCVPETSLEIPSPRRSREHQEEALSRKTMTLIGLLGNSQFLCGCRFFLYRTADTPPTSLLTAKAKGKNPNGGERSKGSQQKRVIKTHLTKRVTQRMNNKGVSDQKGHNG